In a single window of the Aridibaculum aurantiacum genome:
- a CDS encoding polysaccharide biosynthesis/export family protein has protein sequence MPIQVGDVLAITVSALNPTSATPYNLPLGNKGITVEQDGRIVYPQLGLLRVAGLTRSQVRDLMVSRLRTYLTEPVVTVDFVNFKVTVLGEVNAQGVINVPDGKINILEAIARSGDLTIYGKRFPVTVVRETNGRREFGYVNLLSNSIFSSPYYRLQQNDIVYVQADERKPTVDDQISARRFTTVTSVLAILSTLTLLVLNLIRN, from the coding sequence GTGCCAATACAAGTTGGAGACGTGTTGGCCATAACCGTTTCGGCCTTGAATCCTACTTCTGCTACTCCCTATAATCTTCCCTTAGGAAATAAAGGAATTACAGTAGAGCAGGACGGAAGAATTGTTTATCCGCAATTAGGACTTTTGCGTGTTGCCGGTTTAACCAGGAGCCAGGTGAGAGATCTTATGGTATCTAGGTTAAGAACCTATTTAACAGAGCCTGTGGTAACAGTAGACTTCGTAAATTTTAAAGTTACTGTTCTCGGGGAGGTAAATGCTCAAGGTGTTATTAACGTGCCTGATGGAAAGATCAATATCCTTGAAGCAATTGCCAGATCAGGAGATTTAACCATTTATGGGAAACGTTTCCCTGTTACGGTGGTGAGAGAAACGAATGGTAGACGAGAGTTCGGTTATGTTAACCTTCTTTCAAATTCTATTTTCTCTTCTCCTTATTATCGTCTACAGCAAAATGATATAGTGTATGTGCAGGCCGATGAAAGAAAACCTACTGTAGATGATCAAATTTCTGCGAGAAGGTTCACAACAGTAACATCTGTACTCGCCATATTAAGTACATTGACTCTCCTTGTCTTAAATTTAATAAGAAACTAA
- a CDS encoding polysaccharide biosynthesis tyrosine autokinase produces MVKKLDLNLQYYRIGQVKKTELYKSSPIRAEVLSVKDSSAGSDIQFVRQGQKLFTIEGEKRKPVDLSRPVQAGNVTYKVYANIDDLTENNIYGINWQPIINVAAHYAGSLNIHQPIRDANILQISIATEDPQKGVDILNQLVPEYNASNLEKKNRVIDNTLDFIDERLSLLSGELGKVESGLQQYRQANEITDVDKQSSAGISEVSQTFNQLQDADVKLQVIDMVRESVGNPSRSFSTAPTLGINDPTLLSMVQQYNGLQVQREELLKTMPAANPAVRSAEGQIEKLRGGILENLNNIKNSTSQQRNRLRSEYDMYRSRLRAVPRQERQLLEINRQASVKENLFKFLLQKREEAAITRASVTEASAPLDPAVASWAPISPDKSKTYRMAIIIGILIPIGLIYLKELLNDKVITQKDISSVTAAPIIGEIMNNPDNSVRKIVVGYDDRTVLAEQFRMLRTNIPFLVRGNDKKIILFTSSNAGEGKTFCSLNLAAALAVAGKKTVLVEMDLRKPKVAESLGIPSSLPGITHYIAGQASLKELPIPYNDLPNLFIVSAGAIPPNPSEILVDERIGEMLGYLEEKFDFVIIDSAPIGLVSDAKIVADHVDVAIYVVRQRTTHKKSIRLVNEIYQDKVFKNLCVLVNDVKSSGASSYYGYNRGTYGYGYAYGAEPKRNMWQKMKNTVGF; encoded by the coding sequence GTGGTAAAAAAGCTTGACCTGAACCTACAGTATTACAGAATTGGCCAGGTTAAAAAAACTGAGCTGTATAAGTCATCACCTATAAGGGCTGAAGTACTTTCAGTAAAGGATAGTAGTGCCGGAAGTGATATTCAGTTTGTAAGGCAGGGACAAAAATTATTTACAATTGAAGGAGAAAAGAGAAAACCTGTTGATTTATCCAGGCCCGTACAAGCAGGTAATGTTACTTATAAGGTTTATGCAAACATTGATGATCTAACGGAAAATAACATTTATGGGATCAATTGGCAACCTATTATCAATGTTGCAGCTCATTATGCAGGTTCATTAAATATTCATCAGCCAATCAGGGATGCAAATATTCTCCAAATTTCCATTGCTACAGAAGATCCTCAAAAAGGTGTTGATATATTAAACCAACTAGTACCTGAGTATAATGCATCAAATTTAGAAAAGAAGAACAGGGTAATTGATAACACATTAGATTTTATTGATGAAAGGTTATCATTATTAAGTGGTGAATTGGGAAAGGTAGAAAGTGGGCTACAACAATACCGTCAGGCCAATGAAATCACTGATGTAGATAAGCAAAGTTCAGCTGGCATCAGCGAGGTGTCTCAAACATTTAACCAGCTGCAGGATGCTGATGTAAAATTGCAAGTGATTGATATGGTAAGGGAAAGTGTAGGAAATCCTTCCAGGAGTTTTAGCACTGCCCCTACATTAGGTATTAATGATCCTACTCTACTGAGTATGGTTCAACAATACAATGGCTTACAAGTACAGCGAGAAGAACTTCTAAAGACTATGCCTGCTGCGAACCCTGCAGTAAGATCAGCAGAAGGACAAATTGAAAAGCTAAGGGGTGGAATCCTTGAGAACCTAAATAATATTAAGAACTCTACAAGTCAACAACGAAACAGGCTTCGATCGGAATATGACATGTACAGGTCCCGCTTAAGAGCAGTACCAAGGCAGGAGAGGCAATTACTAGAGATCAACAGGCAAGCAAGTGTTAAAGAAAATTTGTTTAAGTTCCTCTTACAAAAAAGAGAAGAAGCTGCCATCACCAGGGCTTCTGTTACAGAAGCTTCTGCACCTTTAGATCCTGCGGTAGCGTCCTGGGCTCCAATAAGTCCAGATAAATCGAAAACCTATAGAATGGCAATTATCATAGGAATATTAATACCTATTGGTCTGATTTATCTTAAAGAACTACTTAATGATAAAGTAATCACACAAAAAGATATTTCTTCTGTAACGGCTGCACCTATAATAGGTGAGATAATGAATAATCCTGATAATTCTGTACGCAAAATTGTTGTAGGATATGATGATCGGACAGTACTTGCCGAACAGTTCAGGATGCTTAGAACAAATATTCCATTCCTTGTTAGAGGAAACGATAAAAAGATCATCTTATTTACTTCTTCTAATGCTGGTGAAGGAAAAACTTTCTGCTCATTAAATTTGGCTGCTGCTTTAGCAGTGGCGGGTAAAAAAACCGTTTTAGTAGAAATGGATCTACGGAAGCCGAAAGTTGCAGAGTCTTTAGGTATACCAAGTTCCTTGCCTGGGATAACACATTATATTGCTGGTCAAGCTTCACTTAAAGAATTACCTATTCCGTATAATGATTTACCTAATTTATTCATAGTTTCCGCTGGTGCCATTCCACCAAATCCTTCTGAGATATTAGTAGATGAAAGGATTGGAGAAATGCTAGGATACCTGGAGGAAAAATTTGATTTTGTAATAATTGACTCGGCTCCTATTGGGTTGGTAAGTGATGCAAAAATCGTTGCAGATCATGTTGATGTTGCTATCTATGTAGTAAGGCAAAGAACAACACATAAAAAATCAATAAGGTTGGTTAATGAGATATACCAGGATAAAGTTTTCAAAAATTTGTGTGTGTTGGTGAATGACGTAAAATCTTCTGGTGCAAGTTCTTATTATGGCTATAATCGAGGGACTTACGGCTATGGATATGCGTATGGTGCAGAACCTAAAAGGAATATGTGGCAGAAAATGAAAAATACAGTAGGTTTTTGA
- a CDS encoding FkbM family methyltransferase, whose product MQLKTLAYKYNKLMQKASVNFNININGHNFKIPLIEDIGFSNLYLKDDWFLQIIKKLNLDPDTDIIDVGVNVGQSLLHFKSILPNRYWGFEPNPNCLHYLDNLKKLNQFEHVTIFPVGLSSHNGIVGFYSDNESDSCATIVSDLRPGWYKAKEKKYVPVFAFDQLDTTDIKKVSFLKIDVEGAELEVIKGMVQRIQADQPVILCEILDYNSEESASVLQARANELVALVHSLSYSIYKIDHHSKQVVEYSLLEEVKLKKWSDDSFDGNDYLFVPSHFDARLLQ is encoded by the coding sequence ATGCAACTAAAGACACTGGCATATAAGTATAATAAGTTGATGCAGAAGGCTTCAGTCAACTTTAATATAAATATAAATGGGCATAATTTTAAAATCCCACTTATTGAAGATATAGGATTTAGCAATTTGTATCTGAAAGATGATTGGTTTCTTCAGATCATAAAGAAATTAAACCTGGATCCTGATACTGATATTATCGATGTAGGTGTTAATGTTGGTCAATCACTACTTCACTTCAAAAGTATTTTGCCTAATAGATATTGGGGTTTTGAACCAAATCCTAATTGTTTGCATTACCTGGATAATTTAAAGAAGCTCAACCAGTTCGAGCACGTTACAATATTCCCGGTAGGATTGTCTTCTCATAATGGAATAGTAGGTTTTTATAGTGATAATGAAAGTGATTCGTGTGCTACCATTGTAAGCGATTTAAGACCTGGTTGGTATAAAGCAAAAGAAAAAAAATATGTACCCGTTTTTGCTTTTGATCAATTAGATACGACAGACATAAAAAAGGTATCATTTTTAAAAATAGATGTTGAGGGTGCAGAGCTTGAAGTTATCAAAGGAATGGTGCAAAGAATTCAAGCTGACCAGCCGGTTATACTGTGCGAAATACTAGATTATAATTCTGAAGAAAGTGCTAGTGTTCTCCAGGCCAGGGCAAATGAATTAGTTGCTCTAGTACATAGTTTAAGTTATTCCATTTATAAAATAGATCATCATAGTAAACAGGTTGTTGAATATTCCTTACTTGAAGAAGTTAAGTTGAAAAAGTGGTCTGACGACAGCTTTGATGGTAATGACTACCTATTTGTTCCTTCACATTTTGACGCAAGGTTACTGCAGTAA
- a CDS encoding ABC transporter permease: protein MNIKNNVQAVEHDWEITSANSLFDLKLKDVWDYRDLLWLLVRRDFVSFYKQTILGPVWFFVQPLLTTLMFTLVFGNLAGISTDGLPKPLFYLAGITAWNYFADCLTKTSTVFKDNANIFGKVYFPRLIMPLSIVVSNLVRFGVQFLLFLVIMLYYKIQGVEFQVTWVVALFPIVVLLMAAQGLGLGMIISAMTTKYRDLAFLLTFGVQLLMYATTVIYPLSEVKLKHPDLAWIIEANPMTAVIETFRYGFLGEGTFSAASLGYTTLATLVFLIAGTVIFNKVEKSFVDTV from the coding sequence ATGAATATCAAAAACAACGTACAAGCAGTTGAGCACGATTGGGAAATAACTTCCGCCAATAGCTTATTTGATCTTAAGTTAAAGGATGTTTGGGATTATAGAGATCTGCTTTGGTTATTGGTAAGAAGAGATTTCGTGTCCTTTTACAAGCAGACGATTTTAGGACCTGTTTGGTTCTTTGTTCAGCCTCTGCTTACAACATTGATGTTCACACTGGTTTTTGGTAATCTTGCTGGTATATCAACAGACGGTTTACCTAAGCCACTTTTTTATCTTGCAGGCATTACAGCCTGGAATTATTTTGCTGATTGCCTCACAAAAACCTCCACGGTGTTTAAAGACAATGCAAACATCTTTGGCAAGGTTTATTTTCCGAGGTTAATAATGCCTTTAAGTATAGTTGTAAGCAACCTGGTAAGGTTTGGAGTCCAATTCCTCCTGTTCCTGGTAATCATGTTGTACTACAAAATACAGGGAGTAGAATTTCAAGTTACATGGGTTGTTGCACTTTTTCCAATAGTTGTATTATTAATGGCGGCACAAGGTTTGGGCTTAGGCATGATCATCTCTGCCATGACCACAAAATATAGAGATCTCGCATTTCTTTTAACTTTTGGCGTGCAACTATTGATGTATGCAACCACGGTTATATATCCACTGTCTGAAGTGAAGTTGAAACATCCTGATCTTGCCTGGATAATTGAGGCAAACCCAATGACTGCGGTGATAGAAACTTTTCGTTATGGTTTTTTGGGTGAAGGAACTTTTAGTGCTGCATCTCTTGGCTATACTACACTAGCTACGCTTGTTTTCTTAATTGCAGGTACTGTTATATTTAATAAAGTTGAAAAGTCGTTTGTAGATACAGTTTAA
- a CDS encoding ABC transporter ATP-binding protein produces the protein MSKIAIKAENISKAYQLGEIGTGTLSRDLERWVAKLRGKEDPFLKLGEANDRTTKGTSNIVWSLKDINFEIEQGDAVGIIGRNGAGKSTLLKLLSRVTSPTTGKISGRGRIASLLEVGTGFHPELTGRENIYLNGAILGMRKKEIQRKFDEIVDFSGVERYIDTPVKRYSSGMYVRLAFAVAAHLESEILIVDEVLAVGDADFQKKCLGKMNEVSKGEGRTVLFVSHNMASIKNLCNTGILLKNGSIVSHGSIDHVVEFYLDNFKGFNTINKVIIDASHRIHDHSKDVEFIAVELLFMQRGNCISKYDPIKVKVTMKGHKEVNSFRAAMGVYSTDDTCVGCVFSEDILNIRSGETKEVLLQLNNHQLAKGQYYIDFSLGIGNDSSGIRDFDHIHKPLYFEVAFRDRERQEMIPLWMSQWGKINFESLELFEM, from the coding sequence ATGAGTAAAATAGCAATCAAAGCTGAGAACATTTCAAAGGCTTACCAGCTTGGAGAAATTGGTACTGGTACTTTATCAAGAGACCTTGAGCGCTGGGTAGCAAAACTGAGAGGTAAAGAAGACCCATTTCTAAAACTTGGGGAGGCGAATGATAGAACTACAAAAGGCACCAGCAATATTGTATGGAGCTTGAAAGACATCAATTTTGAAATTGAGCAAGGTGATGCAGTGGGTATCATTGGAAGAAATGGTGCAGGTAAAAGTACATTGCTAAAATTGCTTAGTCGTGTCACAAGTCCAACCACCGGAAAAATTTCAGGACGAGGTAGAATAGCTAGCTTACTAGAAGTCGGTACCGGTTTTCATCCGGAACTTACCGGTCGGGAAAATATCTACCTGAATGGAGCTATTCTTGGAATGCGCAAAAAAGAGATACAACGGAAATTCGACGAGATCGTTGATTTTTCTGGTGTAGAGAGATATATTGATACTCCGGTAAAACGCTATTCCTCTGGTATGTATGTACGCCTTGCATTTGCAGTAGCAGCACATCTTGAATCTGAAATTTTAATAGTGGATGAAGTACTAGCAGTTGGCGATGCGGATTTTCAAAAAAAATGTCTTGGAAAGATGAATGAAGTTAGTAAAGGAGAAGGGCGCACTGTTTTGTTTGTGAGTCATAATATGGCTTCAATAAAAAATCTTTGTAATACAGGCATCCTGTTGAAAAATGGAAGTATAGTTTCACACGGCTCTATTGATCATGTTGTGGAATTTTATCTTGATAATTTCAAAGGTTTTAATACTATTAATAAAGTTATCATAGATGCTAGTCACCGTATACATGATCATTCTAAGGATGTTGAATTTATAGCCGTAGAGCTATTATTCATGCAAAGAGGCAACTGTATCTCGAAATATGATCCTATCAAAGTTAAAGTTACTATGAAAGGTCATAAGGAAGTGAATTCTTTCAGAGCTGCAATGGGTGTTTATTCAACTGATGATACTTGCGTCGGCTGCGTATTCTCCGAAGATATATTAAATATTCGATCAGGTGAAACAAAAGAGGTGCTGTTACAGTTGAACAATCATCAGCTTGCTAAAGGGCAGTATTATATTGATTTTTCTTTAGGGATAGGTAATGACTCTAGCGGGATTCGTGATTTCGATCATATACATAAGCCTTTGTACTTCGAAGTTGCATTTAGGGATCGAGAACGACAAGAGATGATTCCTTTGTGGATGTCACAATGGGGGAAAATTAACTTTGAAAGTCTTGAACTTTTTGAAATGTAA
- a CDS encoding glycosyltransferase family 2 protein — MKPTLTIAIPTYNRLDKVKRALSKLQSQIGDNVCVKIFDNASAPPVAENVKGFDSLEIFTSSVNVGLSGNFLRCFEYCETDWLWILSDDDIPLDNAVEIILDTIQANNKAVFINFFSELSRSEPFPNRYETCVGISQLVSSLRSFSNLLLISTSIYKASELKSSIKAGYYFSTTIAPHLAILFDYLTGNENAEIVYSNNSIVHYQAPTTGSHWNIVNLNKGVSDLVLQIRNESDRRNLFKKIQEVHPYYHLPPKEVVRYVVNSREANIHLVVSDFLRDHTFLYWANGGSTFKFLFFIMSNVVLLQLLQLKVIRNILRKLMRNKNIHRIPIYNRYEALKTDLRL; from the coding sequence TTGAAACCTACTCTTACTATAGCAATACCAACTTATAATCGGCTTGATAAAGTTAAAAGGGCACTTAGTAAACTTCAAAGTCAGATAGGAGATAATGTCTGTGTCAAAATCTTTGATAATGCATCTGCCCCTCCAGTTGCTGAGAACGTCAAAGGTTTTGATAGTCTCGAAATCTTTACTAGCAGCGTCAATGTTGGACTTAGCGGAAACTTTTTACGCTGTTTTGAATACTGTGAAACGGACTGGCTATGGATATTAAGTGATGATGACATTCCGCTGGATAATGCTGTAGAAATTATTCTTGACACCATACAAGCTAATAATAAGGCAGTTTTTATCAATTTCTTTTCTGAGTTGAGCCGTTCCGAACCCTTTCCAAATAGATATGAAACTTGTGTTGGCATCTCACAACTTGTCAGCAGCTTGCGTAGCTTTTCAAATTTACTTCTAATATCTACATCGATATATAAGGCAAGTGAACTAAAAAGTAGCATAAAAGCTGGATATTATTTCTCTACTACCATTGCCCCGCATTTAGCAATTTTATTTGATTATTTAACAGGAAATGAAAATGCAGAAATAGTTTATAGTAACAATAGCATTGTCCATTATCAAGCGCCGACTACAGGTAGCCATTGGAATATTGTTAACCTGAACAAAGGCGTATCAGACTTGGTGCTGCAAATCAGAAATGAAAGCGATAGGAGAAACCTTTTTAAAAAAATACAAGAAGTACATCCATATTATCATTTACCTCCCAAAGAGGTAGTTCGTTATGTGGTTAATTCGCGAGAAGCAAATATACATTTAGTTGTTTCTGATTTTCTTCGAGATCATACGTTCCTGTACTGGGCCAATGGTGGCAGCACTTTTAAATTCTTATTTTTTATAATGAGCAATGTAGTTCTATTGCAACTACTTCAACTTAAGGTAATAAGAAATATCTTGAGAAAGCTGATGAGGAACAAAAACATACATAGAATTCCTATTTATAATCGCTACGAGGCATTAAAAACTGATCTTAGACTTTAA
- a CDS encoding glycosyltransferase, with the protein MRLLMISHDAARTGAPIVLLHHLKQFRMNGYFDFDCFLLRDGALRSEFEGLSATYKLEVPGVVERIRNKFLKTISGEQKAVEKLTKRYQLAFGNTAVTCSFLKEMKLLQGAKTVCHVHELEYAIKHFVGQERFRDAIPYIDHFLAASYAVKDNLVKNYKIPASKVTVHYEYIPVPADAAIAPKHDVFTVCGSGTLDWRKGIDIMMQVALVLKHKANTSFKFLWIGGEKGTIEYERAKFDLERMGLTDVFELIETCTNPHDYIRSCDLFFLTSREDPFPLVCLEAAALGLPIMCFDKAGGMIEFVNENNGWVVPYLDVNRAAATLLEVMNDRANAKEKGVLAQKEVSQYDIIIGEKKLSKFLLNLMNGQHSMAPKKEDACQETI; encoded by the coding sequence GTGAGGTTACTAATGATTTCTCATGATGCTGCACGTACGGGTGCGCCTATCGTCCTGTTGCATCACTTAAAGCAGTTCAGGATGAATGGCTACTTTGACTTTGACTGCTTTTTGCTGCGGGATGGAGCTTTAAGATCCGAGTTTGAAGGCTTGTCTGCTACTTACAAATTGGAAGTTCCTGGAGTTGTAGAGAGAATCCGGAACAAGTTTCTGAAGACAATATCTGGTGAACAGAAGGCAGTTGAAAAACTCACGAAACGATACCAGCTAGCGTTTGGAAACACTGCGGTTACATGCAGTTTCCTGAAAGAGATGAAGCTGTTGCAAGGAGCCAAAACTGTATGTCATGTCCATGAATTAGAATATGCCATTAAGCATTTTGTTGGGCAGGAAAGGTTTCGGGATGCTATCCCTTACATCGACCATTTTTTAGCTGCGTCATATGCTGTAAAAGACAACCTGGTTAAGAATTACAAAATACCAGCCTCCAAAGTAACAGTACATTACGAGTACATACCAGTTCCCGCTGATGCAGCTATTGCACCAAAACATGACGTCTTTACCGTGTGTGGCTCCGGCACCTTAGATTGGAGAAAAGGAATAGATATCATGATGCAGGTTGCCTTAGTTCTTAAACACAAAGCAAACACTTCTTTCAAGTTTTTGTGGATAGGAGGAGAAAAAGGGACCATTGAATATGAGCGTGCAAAATTTGACCTGGAAAGAATGGGGCTAACGGACGTATTTGAATTAATAGAGACCTGTACTAATCCACATGATTATATCCGCTCTTGCGATTTGTTTTTTCTGACGTCACGTGAGGATCCATTCCCACTTGTTTGTCTTGAGGCAGCGGCATTAGGGTTACCCATTATGTGCTTTGATAAAGCAGGTGGAATGATTGAATTTGTTAATGAAAATAATGGATGGGTTGTTCCATATTTAGATGTTAATCGTGCTGCTGCTACTCTACTTGAAGTGATGAATGATCGAGCAAACGCGAAAGAAAAAGGAGTGCTAGCACAGAAAGAAGTAAGCCAATATGACATCATTATCGGAGAAAAAAAGTTAAGCAAGTTTTTGCTTAACCTCATGAATGGCCAGCATAGCATGGCACCTAAAAAGGAAGACGCATGTCAGGAAACAATATAA
- a CDS encoding glycosyltransferase WbsX family protein, giving the protein MSGNNIRTLAFYLPQYHPIPENDKWWGKGFTEWTNVAKAKPLFKNHVQPRVPADLGFYDLRLAESRAAQAELAKENGVDGFVYYHYWFGNGKRLLERPLDEILDLGEPDFPFCLCWANQTWSGIWFGAADQILMKQEYPGKEDTAAHFEYLIKAFRDPRYITVDGKPLFMVYDVTGLPDPKQFSKEIKAAAIAAGLPGVYLMASNLTDDNWDVAANGFDGKVSHAFNKSLVYLKYYNSFIKKVKARLLKYFKKDLHTGLKVVDHRELVEHMDYVQSTGDTYPVVVPNWDNTPRSGKRGVVLTHSSPELLATQVEKSIDFLEKTKQKENLIFIKSWNEWAEGNYLEPDILTGHKYLEVFKRIKNRKQTKPAKPSTAEIDA; this is encoded by the coding sequence ATGTCAGGAAACAATATAAGAACTCTCGCATTTTACCTCCCCCAATATCACCCGATACCGGAGAATGATAAGTGGTGGGGTAAAGGTTTTACTGAATGGACAAACGTGGCGAAAGCTAAACCACTCTTCAAAAATCACGTTCAACCAAGAGTTCCGGCAGATCTTGGATTTTACGATCTGAGACTGGCAGAGTCTCGTGCAGCGCAAGCAGAGCTTGCTAAAGAAAATGGTGTTGATGGTTTTGTATATTATCACTACTGGTTTGGAAACGGTAAGCGTTTACTAGAACGTCCTCTTGATGAGATACTTGATTTAGGAGAACCTGATTTCCCTTTCTGCTTATGCTGGGCTAATCAAACGTGGTCTGGTATATGGTTTGGTGCAGCTGATCAAATTTTGATGAAGCAGGAATATCCTGGTAAAGAAGATACTGCAGCTCACTTTGAATACCTTATTAAAGCTTTTAGAGATCCCAGGTACATTACTGTTGATGGTAAGCCGCTGTTTATGGTATATGACGTTACAGGTTTACCCGATCCTAAACAATTTTCGAAGGAGATAAAAGCAGCCGCAATTGCTGCTGGATTGCCTGGAGTATACCTGATGGCTTCAAACCTTACGGATGATAATTGGGATGTAGCTGCCAATGGATTTGATGGTAAAGTGTCACATGCTTTTAATAAGTCGTTGGTATACCTCAAGTACTATAACAGTTTTATTAAAAAAGTGAAAGCCCGGCTACTGAAGTACTTCAAAAAAGATCTGCATACAGGGCTCAAGGTAGTAGATCATCGCGAACTTGTAGAACACATGGATTATGTGCAGTCGACAGGTGACACTTACCCAGTAGTAGTACCTAATTGGGATAACACACCACGTAGTGGAAAAAGAGGTGTTGTGCTGACTCATTCATCTCCTGAACTCCTGGCAACCCAGGTAGAAAAGAGCATTGATTTTCTCGAAAAAACAAAACAGAAAGAAAATCTCATTTTCATCAAGTCGTGGAATGAATGGGCAGAGGGAAATTATCTTGAGCCAGACATTCTCACCGGGCATAAATATCTTGAAGTATTCAAACGAATCAAGAACAGAAAGCAAACGAAGCCAGCTAAACCTTCTACAGCAGAAATTGATGCCTGA
- a CDS encoding glycosyltransferase family A protein: MPDKSLVSVIIPFYNSAAYLSEAIESVIKQDYPYVEIILVDDGSSDNSSSIAAGFVSDGILLVKQQNAGASAARNTALKNCKGDFVIFLDADDILLPGVITLLVKEAVNCDMVFGGWSNFLNQRDNIISEVSYDTSLHPLTAFFKYKPTISTVLIRRSQIEKQWDEKMKVWEVTKFFFDIIRTGARVKFIGPIVTSIRQHVSAERITIKYDHFNPVNTALFLLQCKQQLQENGMLNNEVELVIDRELVAYNHLALRKGVDKATVRNNFHPVNWKAIKNQNGFLRTPIYWFIYYLKGFRGLYAFHQINKLLNRG; the protein is encoded by the coding sequence ATGCCTGATAAATCCCTTGTTTCAGTAATTATACCTTTTTACAATAGCGCCGCTTACTTAAGCGAAGCTATAGAGAGTGTTATTAAACAAGATTATCCATATGTAGAAATCATTCTTGTGGATGATGGTTCCAGCGACAATAGCTCCTCAATTGCCGCAGGATTTGTTTCAGATGGTATTCTTTTAGTAAAGCAACAAAACGCTGGAGCCTCTGCTGCTCGTAATACAGCTTTAAAAAACTGCAAAGGTGATTTTGTAATCTTCCTGGATGCAGATGATATTTTATTGCCGGGAGTTATTACACTTCTTGTAAAAGAGGCTGTGAATTGTGATATGGTCTTTGGAGGGTGGAGCAACTTTTTAAACCAAAGAGACAACATAATAAGTGAAGTCAGTTATGATACTTCTCTTCACCCGCTAACAGCTTTCTTCAAGTATAAGCCTACTATATCAACCGTTCTGATAAGAAGGAGCCAAATTGAAAAACAATGGGATGAAAAGATGAAGGTTTGGGAAGTCACCAAATTCTTCTTTGACATCATCCGAACAGGGGCACGAGTTAAATTTATTGGACCAATAGTAACAAGTATCCGTCAGCATGTTAGTGCCGAACGGATTACAATAAAATACGATCATTTTAATCCTGTAAATACAGCTTTATTTCTTTTACAGTGCAAACAGCAACTGCAAGAAAACGGAATGCTGAATAACGAGGTTGAACTTGTGATTGACCGGGAGCTGGTAGCATACAATCATTTGGCGCTACGCAAAGGAGTTGATAAAGCAACAGTTCGAAATAATTTCCACCCTGTGAACTGGAAGGCCATTAAAAACCAGAATGGGTTTCTGCGAACTCCTATCTACTGGTTTATTTATTACCTGAAAGGGTTTAGAGGCTTGTATGCCTTTCACCAAATTAATAAACTTCTTAACAGAGGATAA